In Cervus elaphus chromosome 5, mCerEla1.1, whole genome shotgun sequence, the following proteins share a genomic window:
- the CUX2 gene encoding homeobox protein cut-like 2 isoform X1, translated as MAANVGSMFQYWKRFDLRRLQKELNSVASELSARQEESEHSHKHLIELRREFKKNVPEEIREMVAPVLKSFQAEVVALSKRSQEAEAAFLSVYKQLIEAPDPVPVFEVARSPDDRLQPPSFDPSGPLRRELHASWKRHPELVGTKEQREGTSPAGPTLTEASRLPGIPSKALLTETLLQRNEAEKQKGLQEVQITLAARLGEAEEKIKVLHSALKATQTELLELRRKYDEEAASKADEVGLIMTNLEKANQRAEAAQREVESLREQLASVNSSIRLACCSPQGPSGDKVNFALCSGPRLEAALASKDREILRLLKDVQHLQSSLQELEETSAHQIADLERQLTAKSEAIEKLEEKLQAQSDYEEIKTELSILKAMKLASNTCSLPQPCFLSPQSMAKPEDSLLLAKEAFFPAQKFLLEKPGLLASPEEDPSEDDSIKDSLGTEQSYPSPPQLPPPPGPEDPLSPSPGQPLLGPSLGPDGPRTFSLSPFPSLASAERLTGETLLSKHMMPPTAFKGEAGGLLVFPPAFYGAKPPTAPATPAPGPEPPGGPEPAEGGGGSVGTAGAGTEEEQLDTAEIAFQVKEQLLKHNIGQRVFGHYVLGLSQGSVSEILARPKPWRKLTVKGKEPFIKMKQFLSDEQNVLALRTIQVRQRGSITPRIRTPETGSDDAIKSILEQAKKEIESQKGGEPKNSAAPLSITNGTAAASTTSEDAIKNILEQARREMQAQQQALLEMEAGARGRSVPPSPPERPSLAAVSQNGAPTPVKQEDSGVSGGTSSSGTQTSLTVLSPAAFVQSIIRKVKSEIGDAGYFDHHWASDRGLLSRPYASVSPSLSSSSSYSGQPNGRAWPRGDEAPAVPEDEAAGSEDEPPRVGELKAEGGPEGGGGGRLAYYPAYVPRTLKPTVPPLTPEQYELYMYREVDTLELTRQVKEKLAKNGICQRIFGEKVLGLSQGSVSDMLSRPKPWSKLTQKGREPFIRMQLWLSDQLGQAVGQQPSASQVSPTEPRSSPSPPPSPMEPPEKSSQEPLSLTLESSKENQQPEGRSSSSLSGKIYSGSQTTGGIQEIVAMSPELDTYSITKRVKEVLTDNNLGQRLFGESILGLTQGSVSDLLSRPKPWHKLSLKGREPFVRMQLWLNDPHNVEKLRDMKKLEKKAYLKRRYGLISAGSDSESPATRSECPSPCLQPQDLSLLQIKKPRVVLAPEEKEALRKAYQLEPYPSQQTIELLSFQLNLKTNTVINWFHNYRSRMRREMLVEGTQEEPDLDPSGGPGILPPGHSHPDPTPQSPDSEAEDQKPTVKELKLQEGPEESVTHLTSQEKTPVRIKQEQTEEAEEQAGSQDSKEPDKGQGSPREVHPDPLGDDGFPKAAPGLLLPGGTTPACPLLHPLPESEGGERLHPDPLSFKSASESSRCSLEVSLNSPSAASSPGLMMSVSPVPSSSAPISPSPPSTLPAKVLSASPTADTTGALHPSTKVNPNLQRRHEKMANLNSIIYRLERAANREEALEWEF; from the exons ACCCTGTGCCTGTGTTTGAGGTGGCACGCAGCCCAGACGACAGACTGCAGCCCCCGAGCTTCGACCCCAGTGGGCCCCTGCGGCGAGAGCTCCACGCTTCGTGGAAGAGACACCCTGAGCTCGTCGGCACCAAAG AGCAGAGAGAGGGGACGTCACCAGCTGGGCCCACGCTGACTGAGGCGAGCCGCCTCCCAGGCATTCCCAGCAAAGCCCTCCTGACAGAAACTTTGCTGCAGAGAAATGAGGCAGAGAAACAAAA GGGCCTTCAAGAAGTACAGATCACTTTGGCAGCCAGACTGGGGGAAGCCGAGGAGAAGATCAAGGTCCTACATTCAG CGTTAAAGGCCACGCAGACAGAGCTGTTGGAACTGCGGCGGAAGTACGACGAGGAGGCGGCGTCCAA GGCAGATGAAGTCGGCCTGATCATGACCAACCTGGAGAAAGCTAATCAG cgAGCCGAGGCTGCCCAACGGGAGGTGGAAAGTCTTCGGGAACAACTCGCCTCCGTCAACAGCTCCATCCGCCTGGCCTGCTGCTCTCCTCAGGGACCCAGTGGG GATAAGGTGAACTTCGCGCTGTGCTCGGGCCCTCGGCTGGAGGCTGCCCTGGCCTCCAAGGACCGGGAGATCCTGCGGCTGCTGAAGGATGTGCAGCATCTCCAGAGCTCCCtgcaggagctggaggagaccTCCGCCCACCAGATCGCAGACCTGGAGCGGCAGCTCACCGCCAAGTCCGAGGCCATCGAG AAGCTAGAAGAGAAGCTCCAGGCACAGTCTGActatgaagaaattaaaacagagcTGAG CATCCTGAAAGCCATGAAGCTGGCCTCCAACACCTGCAGCCTCCCCCAG CCCTGCTTCTTGTCTCCTCAGAGCATGGCCAAGCCCGAAGACTCACTGCTCCTGGCAAAGGAGGCCTTCTTCCCTGCGCAGAAATTCCTTCTGGAAAAGCCCGGTCTTTTGGCCAGCCCTG AGGAGGACCCTTCGGAGGATGATTCCATCAAGGACTCTCTGGGCACGGAGCAGTCCTACCCGTCCCCTCCACAgctcccaccaccaccagggcCTGAAGACCCCCTGTcccccagcccagggcagccCTTGCTGGGCCCCAGCCTGGGTCCCGATGGCCCTCGGACTTTCTCGCTGTCCCCCTTCCCCAGCCTGGCTTCAGCAGAGAGACTGACAGGGGAGACACTGCTGTCCAAGCACATGATGCCCCCGACTGCCTTCAAGGGGGAAGCGGGAGGCCTGCTAGTGTTCCCCCCAGCTTTCTATGGCGCCAAGCCCCCCACGGCCCCTGctaccccagcccctggccctgaGCCGCCCGGGGGTCCTGAGCCAGCagaggggggcgggggcagcgTGGGCACGGCAGGGGCTGGAACAGAGGAGGAGCAGCTGGACACGGCGGAGATCGCCTTCCAGGTGAAGGAGCAGCTGCTCAAACACAACATCGGGCAGCGGGTGTTCGGCCACTACGTGCTGGGGCTGTCCCAGGGCTCGGTCAGCGAGATCCTGGCCCGGCCCAAGCCCTGGCGCAAGCTTACGGTGAAGGGCAAGGAGCCCTTCATCAAGATGAAGCAGTTCCTGTCGGACGAGCAGAACGTGCTGGCCCTGAGGACCATCCAGGTGCGGCAGCGAG GCAGTATCACCCCAAGAATCCGCACGCCAGAGACCGGCTCGGATGACGCCATCAAGAGCATCCTAGAGCAGGCCAAGAAGGAGATCGAGTCACAGAAGGGGG GGGAGCCCAAGAACTCAGCAGCCCCACTGAGCATCACCAACGGCACAGCCGCCGCCAGTACCACCTCAGAAGACGCCATCAAGAACATTCTGGAGCAAGCACGCCGCGAGATGCAAGCGCAGCAGCAGGCCCTGCTGGAGATGGAGGCCGGCGCCCGGGGCCGCTCGGTGCCTCCCTCGCCCCCAGAGCGACCCTCACTGGCGGCCGTAAGCCAGAACGGGGCCCCGACGCCCGTCAAACAGGAGGACAGCGGTGTCAGCGGGGGGACCAGCAGCAGCGGCACGCAGACCTCCCTCACGGTCCTGTCCCCCGCCGCCTTCGTGCAGAGCATCATCCGGAAGGTCAAGTCGGAGATCGGCGACGCCGGCTATTTCGACCACCACTGGGCCTCGGACCGCGGCCTGCTCAGCCGCCCCTACGCCTCTGTCTCGCCctcactctcctcctcctccagctacTCCGGCCAGCCCAATGGGCGGGCCTGGCCTCGTGGGGACGAGGCCCCTGCAGTCCCCGAGGACGAAGCGGCCGGGAGCGAGGACGAGCCCCCCAGGGTGGGCGAGCTCAAGGCGGAGGGGGGCCCTGAAGGGGGCGGCGGTGGGCGGCTGGCCTACTACCCAGCCTACGTGCCCCGCACGCTGAAGCCCACCGTGCCGCCCCTGACCCCCGAGCAATACGAGCTGTACATGTACCGCGAGGTGGACACCCTGGAGCTGACACGCCAGGTCAAGGAGAAGCTGGCCAAGAATGGAATCTGCCAGAGGATCTTCGGGGAGAAG GTGCTGGGCCTGTCACAGGGCAGTGTGAGCGACATGCTGTCCCGGCCGAAGCCGTGGAGCAAGCTGACGCAGAAGGGGCGGGAGCCCTTTATCCGCATGCAGCTGTGGCTCTCGGACCAGCTTGGCCAGGCCGTGGGCCAGCAGCCCAGCGCCTCCCAGG TCAGTCCCACTGAACCAAGATCCTCGCCATCCCCACCCCCTAGTCCCatggagccaccagagaagagcTCCCAGGAGCCCCTGAGTCTGACACTGGAGAGCAGCAAGGAGAACCAGCAGCCAGAGGGACGCTCCAGCTCATCACTGAGTGGGAAGATTTACTCGGGCAGCCAGACCACAGGGGGCATCCAGGAGATTGTGGCCATGTCCCCCGAGCTGGACACGTACTCCATCACCAAGAGGGTCAAAGAGGTCCTCACAGACAACAACCTAG GGCAGCGGCTCTTCGGGGAGAGCATCCTAGGGCTGACCCAGGGCTCCGTGTCTGACCTGCTCTCCCGCCCCAAACCCTGGCACAAGCTGAGCCTGAAGGGCCGGGAGCCCTTTGTGCGCATGCAGCTGTGGCTCAACGACCCCCACAACGTGGAGAAGCTGAGAGACATGAAGAAGCTGGAGAAGAAAG cctACCTGAAGCGCAGGTACGGCCTCATCAGcgctggctcagacagtgagtCTCCAGCCACCCGCTCCGAgtgccccagcccctgcctgcagCCCCAAGACCTGAGCCTCCTGCAGATCAAGAAGCCCCGAGTGGTGCTGGCCCCCGAAGAGAAGGAGGCGCTGAGGAAGGCCTACCAGCTGGAGCCCTACCCCTCCCAGCAGACCATTGAGCTCCTATCCTTCCAGCTCAACCTCAAGACCAACACCGTCATCAACTGGTTCCACAACTACAG GTCCCGGATGCGCCGGGAGATGTTGGTGGAGGGGACCCAAGAGGAACCAGACCTCGACCCCAGTGGGGGTCCTGGCATCCTACCGCCAGGCCACTCCCACCCAGACCCCACCCCACAGAGCCCCGACTCGGAGGCTGAGGACCAGAAGCCTACGGTGAAGGAACTAAAGCTTCAGGAGGGTCCCGAGGAGAGCGTCACCCACCTGACCTCCCAGGAGAAGACTCCAGTGAGGATTAAGCAGGAACAGACTGAGGAGGCCGAGGAACAAGCCGGCAGCCAGGACTCAAAGGAGCCGGACAAAGGCCAAGGCTCCCCCCGAGAGGTGCATCCTGACCCTCTGGGTGACGACGGATTCCCCAAAGCAGCCCCAGGGCTCCTCCTCCCAGGCGGGAccaccccagcctgccccttgctacACCCCCTCCCGGAGAGTGAGGGCGGGGAGCGGCTACACCCGGACCCCCTAAGCTTTAAGTCCGCCTCAGAGTCCTCCCGCTGCAGCCTGGAGGTGTCGCTGAACTCGCCCTCGGCCGCCTCCTCGCCGGGCCTCATGATGTCCGTGTCGCCTGTCCCTTCCTCCTCAGcccccatctccccatccccacccagcaCCCTGCCTGCCAAGGTGCTGAGTGCCAGCCCCACCGCCGACACAACCGGGGCCTTGCACCCCAGCACCAAGGTGAACCCCAACTTGCAGCGGCGGCACGAGAAGATGGCCaacttgaacagcatcatctaCCGGCTGGAGAGGGCTGCCAATCGGGAGGAGGCCCTGGAGTGGGAGTTCTGA
- the CUX2 gene encoding homeobox protein cut-like 2 isoform X3, whose protein sequence is METLAWKELNSVASELSARQEESEHSHKHLIELRREFKKNVPEEIREMVAPVLKSFQAEVVALSKRSQEAEAAFLSVYKQLIEAPDPVPVFEVARSPDDRLQPPSFDPSGPLRRELHASWKRHPELVGTKEQREGTSPAGPTLTEASRLPGIPSKALLTETLLQRNEAEKQKGLQEVQITLAARLGEAEEKIKVLHSALKATQTELLELRRKYDEEAASKADEVGLIMTNLEKANQRAEAAQREVESLREQLASVNSSIRLACCSPQGPSGDKVNFALCSGPRLEAALASKDREILRLLKDVQHLQSSLQELEETSAHQIADLERQLTAKSEAIEKLEEKLQAQSDYEEIKTELSILKAMKLASNTCSLPQPCFLSPQSMAKPEDSLLLAKEAFFPAQKFLLEKPGLLASPEEDPSEDDSIKDSLGTEQSYPSPPQLPPPPGPEDPLSPSPGQPLLGPSLGPDGPRTFSLSPFPSLASAERLTGETLLSKHMMPPTAFKGEAGGLLVFPPAFYGAKPPTAPATPAPGPEPPGGPEPAEGGGGSVGTAGAGTEEEQLDTAEIAFQVKEQLLKHNIGQRVFGHYVLGLSQGSVSEILARPKPWRKLTVKGKEPFIKMKQFLSDEQNVLALRTIQVRQRGSITPRIRTPETGSDDAIKSILEQAKKEIESQKGGEPKNSAAPLSITNGTAAASTTSEDAIKNILEQARREMQAQQQALLEMEAGARGRSVPPSPPERPSLAAVSQNGAPTPVKQEDSGVSGGTSSSGTQTSLTVLSPAAFVQSIIRKVKSEIGDAGYFDHHWASDRGLLSRPYASVSPSLSSSSSYSGQPNGRAWPRGDEAPAVPEDEAAGSEDEPPRVGELKAEGGPEGGGGGRLAYYPAYVPRTLKPTVPPLTPEQYELYMYREVDTLELTRQVKEKLAKNGICQRIFGEKVLGLSQGSVSDMLSRPKPWSKLTQKGREPFIRMQLWLSDQLGQAVGQQPSASQVSPTEPRSSPSPPPSPMEPPEKSSQEPLSLTLESSKENQQPEGRSSSSLSGKIYSGSQTTGGIQEIVAMSPELDTYSITKRVKEVLTDNNLGQRLFGESILGLTQGSVSDLLSRPKPWHKLSLKGREPFVRMQLWLNDPHNVEKLRDMKKLEKKAYLKRRYGLISAGSDSESPATRSECPSPCLQPQDLSLLQIKKPRVVLAPEEKEALRKAYQLEPYPSQQTIELLSFQLNLKTNTVINWFHNYRSRMRREMLVEGTQEEPDLDPSGGPGILPPGHSHPDPTPQSPDSEAEDQKPTVKELKLQEGPEESVTHLTSQEKTPVRIKQEQTEEAEEQAGSQDSKEPDKGQGSPREVHPDPLGDDGFPKAAPGLLLPGGTTPACPLLHPLPESEGGERLHPDPLSFKSASESSRCSLEVSLNSPSAASSPGLMMSVSPVPSSSAPISPSPPSTLPAKVLSASPTADTTGALHPSTKVNPNLQRRHEKMANLNSIIYRLERAANREEALEWEF, encoded by the exons ACCCTGTGCCTGTGTTTGAGGTGGCACGCAGCCCAGACGACAGACTGCAGCCCCCGAGCTTCGACCCCAGTGGGCCCCTGCGGCGAGAGCTCCACGCTTCGTGGAAGAGACACCCTGAGCTCGTCGGCACCAAAG AGCAGAGAGAGGGGACGTCACCAGCTGGGCCCACGCTGACTGAGGCGAGCCGCCTCCCAGGCATTCCCAGCAAAGCCCTCCTGACAGAAACTTTGCTGCAGAGAAATGAGGCAGAGAAACAAAA GGGCCTTCAAGAAGTACAGATCACTTTGGCAGCCAGACTGGGGGAAGCCGAGGAGAAGATCAAGGTCCTACATTCAG CGTTAAAGGCCACGCAGACAGAGCTGTTGGAACTGCGGCGGAAGTACGACGAGGAGGCGGCGTCCAA GGCAGATGAAGTCGGCCTGATCATGACCAACCTGGAGAAAGCTAATCAG cgAGCCGAGGCTGCCCAACGGGAGGTGGAAAGTCTTCGGGAACAACTCGCCTCCGTCAACAGCTCCATCCGCCTGGCCTGCTGCTCTCCTCAGGGACCCAGTGGG GATAAGGTGAACTTCGCGCTGTGCTCGGGCCCTCGGCTGGAGGCTGCCCTGGCCTCCAAGGACCGGGAGATCCTGCGGCTGCTGAAGGATGTGCAGCATCTCCAGAGCTCCCtgcaggagctggaggagaccTCCGCCCACCAGATCGCAGACCTGGAGCGGCAGCTCACCGCCAAGTCCGAGGCCATCGAG AAGCTAGAAGAGAAGCTCCAGGCACAGTCTGActatgaagaaattaaaacagagcTGAG CATCCTGAAAGCCATGAAGCTGGCCTCCAACACCTGCAGCCTCCCCCAG CCCTGCTTCTTGTCTCCTCAGAGCATGGCCAAGCCCGAAGACTCACTGCTCCTGGCAAAGGAGGCCTTCTTCCCTGCGCAGAAATTCCTTCTGGAAAAGCCCGGTCTTTTGGCCAGCCCTG AGGAGGACCCTTCGGAGGATGATTCCATCAAGGACTCTCTGGGCACGGAGCAGTCCTACCCGTCCCCTCCACAgctcccaccaccaccagggcCTGAAGACCCCCTGTcccccagcccagggcagccCTTGCTGGGCCCCAGCCTGGGTCCCGATGGCCCTCGGACTTTCTCGCTGTCCCCCTTCCCCAGCCTGGCTTCAGCAGAGAGACTGACAGGGGAGACACTGCTGTCCAAGCACATGATGCCCCCGACTGCCTTCAAGGGGGAAGCGGGAGGCCTGCTAGTGTTCCCCCCAGCTTTCTATGGCGCCAAGCCCCCCACGGCCCCTGctaccccagcccctggccctgaGCCGCCCGGGGGTCCTGAGCCAGCagaggggggcgggggcagcgTGGGCACGGCAGGGGCTGGAACAGAGGAGGAGCAGCTGGACACGGCGGAGATCGCCTTCCAGGTGAAGGAGCAGCTGCTCAAACACAACATCGGGCAGCGGGTGTTCGGCCACTACGTGCTGGGGCTGTCCCAGGGCTCGGTCAGCGAGATCCTGGCCCGGCCCAAGCCCTGGCGCAAGCTTACGGTGAAGGGCAAGGAGCCCTTCATCAAGATGAAGCAGTTCCTGTCGGACGAGCAGAACGTGCTGGCCCTGAGGACCATCCAGGTGCGGCAGCGAG GCAGTATCACCCCAAGAATCCGCACGCCAGAGACCGGCTCGGATGACGCCATCAAGAGCATCCTAGAGCAGGCCAAGAAGGAGATCGAGTCACAGAAGGGGG GGGAGCCCAAGAACTCAGCAGCCCCACTGAGCATCACCAACGGCACAGCCGCCGCCAGTACCACCTCAGAAGACGCCATCAAGAACATTCTGGAGCAAGCACGCCGCGAGATGCAAGCGCAGCAGCAGGCCCTGCTGGAGATGGAGGCCGGCGCCCGGGGCCGCTCGGTGCCTCCCTCGCCCCCAGAGCGACCCTCACTGGCGGCCGTAAGCCAGAACGGGGCCCCGACGCCCGTCAAACAGGAGGACAGCGGTGTCAGCGGGGGGACCAGCAGCAGCGGCACGCAGACCTCCCTCACGGTCCTGTCCCCCGCCGCCTTCGTGCAGAGCATCATCCGGAAGGTCAAGTCGGAGATCGGCGACGCCGGCTATTTCGACCACCACTGGGCCTCGGACCGCGGCCTGCTCAGCCGCCCCTACGCCTCTGTCTCGCCctcactctcctcctcctccagctacTCCGGCCAGCCCAATGGGCGGGCCTGGCCTCGTGGGGACGAGGCCCCTGCAGTCCCCGAGGACGAAGCGGCCGGGAGCGAGGACGAGCCCCCCAGGGTGGGCGAGCTCAAGGCGGAGGGGGGCCCTGAAGGGGGCGGCGGTGGGCGGCTGGCCTACTACCCAGCCTACGTGCCCCGCACGCTGAAGCCCACCGTGCCGCCCCTGACCCCCGAGCAATACGAGCTGTACATGTACCGCGAGGTGGACACCCTGGAGCTGACACGCCAGGTCAAGGAGAAGCTGGCCAAGAATGGAATCTGCCAGAGGATCTTCGGGGAGAAG GTGCTGGGCCTGTCACAGGGCAGTGTGAGCGACATGCTGTCCCGGCCGAAGCCGTGGAGCAAGCTGACGCAGAAGGGGCGGGAGCCCTTTATCCGCATGCAGCTGTGGCTCTCGGACCAGCTTGGCCAGGCCGTGGGCCAGCAGCCCAGCGCCTCCCAGG TCAGTCCCACTGAACCAAGATCCTCGCCATCCCCACCCCCTAGTCCCatggagccaccagagaagagcTCCCAGGAGCCCCTGAGTCTGACACTGGAGAGCAGCAAGGAGAACCAGCAGCCAGAGGGACGCTCCAGCTCATCACTGAGTGGGAAGATTTACTCGGGCAGCCAGACCACAGGGGGCATCCAGGAGATTGTGGCCATGTCCCCCGAGCTGGACACGTACTCCATCACCAAGAGGGTCAAAGAGGTCCTCACAGACAACAACCTAG GGCAGCGGCTCTTCGGGGAGAGCATCCTAGGGCTGACCCAGGGCTCCGTGTCTGACCTGCTCTCCCGCCCCAAACCCTGGCACAAGCTGAGCCTGAAGGGCCGGGAGCCCTTTGTGCGCATGCAGCTGTGGCTCAACGACCCCCACAACGTGGAGAAGCTGAGAGACATGAAGAAGCTGGAGAAGAAAG cctACCTGAAGCGCAGGTACGGCCTCATCAGcgctggctcagacagtgagtCTCCAGCCACCCGCTCCGAgtgccccagcccctgcctgcagCCCCAAGACCTGAGCCTCCTGCAGATCAAGAAGCCCCGAGTGGTGCTGGCCCCCGAAGAGAAGGAGGCGCTGAGGAAGGCCTACCAGCTGGAGCCCTACCCCTCCCAGCAGACCATTGAGCTCCTATCCTTCCAGCTCAACCTCAAGACCAACACCGTCATCAACTGGTTCCACAACTACAG GTCCCGGATGCGCCGGGAGATGTTGGTGGAGGGGACCCAAGAGGAACCAGACCTCGACCCCAGTGGGGGTCCTGGCATCCTACCGCCAGGCCACTCCCACCCAGACCCCACCCCACAGAGCCCCGACTCGGAGGCTGAGGACCAGAAGCCTACGGTGAAGGAACTAAAGCTTCAGGAGGGTCCCGAGGAGAGCGTCACCCACCTGACCTCCCAGGAGAAGACTCCAGTGAGGATTAAGCAGGAACAGACTGAGGAGGCCGAGGAACAAGCCGGCAGCCAGGACTCAAAGGAGCCGGACAAAGGCCAAGGCTCCCCCCGAGAGGTGCATCCTGACCCTCTGGGTGACGACGGATTCCCCAAAGCAGCCCCAGGGCTCCTCCTCCCAGGCGGGAccaccccagcctgccccttgctacACCCCCTCCCGGAGAGTGAGGGCGGGGAGCGGCTACACCCGGACCCCCTAAGCTTTAAGTCCGCCTCAGAGTCCTCCCGCTGCAGCCTGGAGGTGTCGCTGAACTCGCCCTCGGCCGCCTCCTCGCCGGGCCTCATGATGTCCGTGTCGCCTGTCCCTTCCTCCTCAGcccccatctccccatccccacccagcaCCCTGCCTGCCAAGGTGCTGAGTGCCAGCCCCACCGCCGACACAACCGGGGCCTTGCACCCCAGCACCAAGGTGAACCCCAACTTGCAGCGGCGGCACGAGAAGATGGCCaacttgaacagcatcatctaCCGGCTGGAGAGGGCTGCCAATCGGGAGGAGGCCCTGGAGTGGGAGTTCTGA